The genomic region GGCAAGGGGCAGCCCCCGGCCAGGTGCCAGGCACAGCAAGCTGTCCTCAGAGGGGCCGGTACCCAGACTGGGCTCCAAAGAGACACCCAAGGGCCATTTTGGCAGCAGGGCAACAGGAGGGAGCGAGGGATCGGAGAGGGAAGAGCAGCTAAAGACAGCCCGGGAGACGGAGCAGGGACAAGGGGCACGTCGGAAAGGGTGAGGGGATGAAAGGCAGCAGGTGAGGAAGAGGATTACGGAGGCTTATGGCTTCAGCCATCCCCATCCCTCGCTGTGCTGAGGAAAGCCTCTGGGtctctttattttaaaggaaaaaaacttgtcCGTAGGCAGTGCTGGTTTAGGGAGGAGTCCGTCCGTCTGCCGGGTACGGGGACAAAGCCACTCTGGTTCGGGGAAGGCTGGTAACAGGTTTTGCCCTGCCAGCAACTGCTGGTTGAATTCCCAAGCTCAAGCACTCCTGGCAGATGGGCTCCCTCGGAGCTAGAAACACTACGCTGCCGCATTCGCAGGCAGCAGGTGCCTATGAGGAGATAAAGACCATTTCCCCAGGTTCTCCTGTCCCTGATCTCCTCCCCTTTGTGCCCTCTtgatgctcctgctgcagccccgctgTGGACACCCCGTCTTCGGCGTGTCCCAAGCCCTCCATTGACACCAAGGCAACGAGAGGGGATGGGAGTAAGAAATCCTCCCGTTAAAGGAAAGCTCCTTGGGACAAACCATACATGCATGTGAATCTTGGCGCTCCTGGTGACCTTCAAACAGAAAGCAGCCCTGCTCCGTAGCAGCAGGGCCGTAACATCTGCATCTGAACAGCATCCTGGCTACAGCAGCAGCTTCAAAGTAAACAGAGTTACCAGGAAACAGCAAATTCCTTCTATGCAAAGGAAGCCGAGGGGGTCGAACAAGGGGGCTGGATGTCTCAGGACAAAGGGAAAGGTGAAGACATGCCACAGGGAGGACAGGACTCCTCCGTGGACCCATTTTCCCTCCTTGCCTTTTAAAGGTCATCCCTCGGCAGCGTTAATCCCGTGTGTTTGCTGGACGCTGCCTGCCCTAACAAACCAGGATGTGCCGGCAGCAGCAGGAAGCGCACGGGATCTCAAGGTTGGCTCtcagagaggagggggaaaaaacaaacaaaaaaccaaccaaacaaacaaccccacgCACCCTGGTTTCTCCAGACTCCATTTGTGCTTCAAGCTGGCGAAAGAGGAAGCAGCGCCCAGGGCTCTAACATGGCTCCGTGGGGACGGCTACATCCCACAGCGGGTGCCGGCAGGCAGGGCACCGATGCTCGGGGAccccctcttccctcctggcTGCACCCCGGCTCCCGCACCCACGGGGCAGCTTTACCACCAGCCGACatcagcctccctcccctccacccagTGCCTCGTGGGCACGAGCCAAACTCTGGCTCGGGCGTTTTCCTTCCTGCAGGAGTTTTACATGGGGAGGAATCGGGCGTGCACAGGCAGGCGCTGCCTGGCTCACGTTTGGGGAGTCCTTCACTGCTGTcccgcagccccagggacacTCACGTCCAACTCCCACTGTCCCTCCCACATACATACCGTGCTGCTGGTGGTCCCCGTGGTCACTGCCTGCTGGAAATGCGCGGCCAGCCCGGCTTTGTCTTTGCATTGCTCTTTGCACTCCAGGCACCTGAAGCAGCTGTAGTTGGTCTGCTCTGAGCTGTTGCTCAGAGGCAGGATGGGGAGGTCCTGAGCCCCGTTGGCTGCGGCCAAGGTGTCCTGAGCCACACCAGTCACTTTGCTAGCGGGGAAGGAAGTCACCGAGACCAGGGGAGTGATGTCCGGCTGCCCGATCATTTGATCCAAAGCGATCGGCCTCATGACCAAATGGGAGCACTGCATCACCAGGCCTTTGTCCTTGTGCTCCCGGGCGTGCAGGAGCAAACTGCACTTGTTGAAGAAGACGAGGCGTTTGGTGCAGTGGTTGCAGGTCACCTCGATGCGCATGCTGCGCCGGTCGTAGTGGCGAGCCAAGCTCTTCTCCAGGGCGAAGGAGTCCCCGCACTCCAGGCAGCGGTAACCGAAGGGAGGCAGGGCGAGGCTCGCGTCGGCCGGAGGATTCAGGTTGGGTTTGTACGTTGGCAAAAGGTTTTTACTGTTGAGGATCTTGTTAAAGGCTTCCACGAGGCTGGACTGGCTCCTGGAAATGACCGTGCCCGCGATGGTGGGGGACGGCTTCTGCGGCTGCACCATCACAACTGTGGTGCCGTTGACTTTCTGGTTGGccgtggtggtgatggtggtggtctGCGTCACGGTGCTGATGTTGGTCCTGGTGTCGGCTTTGGGCAGGGTCTGTGGCACCAGGTTGATGATGTTCTTGGCCACGGCTTTACCCGTCTTTGCCGGCAGCACCACAGATTTTTGCTGAGCCACGCTGGCAGCGATCAGCATGGCGCTGCTGGCATTCTGGATGGTGGAGACGGGCAGGACCGTCCCTTTGAGCTTGGTGCCGTTGCCAAGCTGCACACTGACGATTTTGGGGCCCTCAATGGTTTTCAAGGGACTGGAGAGCTCCATTTTCTCCTTGGCCACCTCCAGCGCGatcccttcctctttctctgccGATGCCGAGAAGCCGGCACCCTCAAGAGAGGTTTCCTGGGAGCTCTGCTCGGCTGGCCCCTTGGTGGAGCCCGGCTCTGAGTCTGATGAGACTCTGGTCACTGTCCGGGTGATGCTGCCACAAGAGGTTTTGATGGTTTTAATCCGCACCTTCAGGGGCCGCGAGGAATTGGAAGAAGGGGAATCATTGTTgttgtcttcttcctcctcctcttcctcagcgcTGGACATACTCTGCGGACTTCCCATTGACTTCTCCAGAATTTCTTGCTCTTCCTTGAGGGTGATGTTGTCCAGCTGTTTTGGAGAACTGGGGAGTCTGGGGCTTTGTACCACCGGGGAGGAAGGCTTGAAGAACGGCTCCCGGGGGCTGGCGGGCGAGCGTTTCACTTCAGGAAGGTTACTGGTGCTGCTGTCCAGGTTTGGATCAGAACCGGGCCAGGACGTGATGGGAGAATCATCCGTGGAGTAGCGAACGGTGACTGATTTCAGGTGATCCAAGGGACTGTCACCCAAGGCTACAGCCAAACCCTTCGGGCTGGCTTCGCGGCCCACCTCCTCCGAGTCAGACTCCTCTTTTTTGATGCAGGGGATGGTCGGAGGGGACCCATTTGCACCCCCTGCCTGGCTTGTTTCGAAGGACTGCGGGAAAGTCGGGGGCAGGTTCTCCGTGCTCTCTCCCATGGGCTCCTTGCACTCCAGCGACGGGGTGGGAGACGGGGAGAGGGAGGGCACGGCCAGGGATTTCTCTTTCGGCTTACACTCCCGGGGTCTGTCAATCAGGTTGGCAGCGTTGTCTTCATTGGGATCGGGGCTAAAATGGGAGAAGATATCCAGGGGTTTGGGGCCTTTTTCCTTCACCCAGCACTCCCCGTTGGAGGATGCCACAGCTTCCACAGACCTGGAGGTGGGCGACCTGGGCATCTCGGTGGCCCCAAAGCCATTCTGCAGCAAGCGAGGCCCAATGACGTGTCCATCTTTGCTGCGCCCATCCAGGGCATCGAGCTGCTCGGGGCAGACGGTGTTCTTCACGATCACGCTGACAGCAGTGATGTCCGTGTGGGGGAGGACATGGTCAGGGGGTCCTGGCTCCCCGGGGACTTGCTTGATGTGAGCGTCAGCTTCCTCATGGCCAGAATGGATGGCCTCGTTGGTGTCGATGTCAGGAATATCGAAAGCTGCCAGAAGGTCATCGAAATCCGGAGTTTTCATGTCACCCATGGCGGGGAATATGGCAGAGTCTGCAACAGAGCAAGGAGAGAAGCATTAGCACCGTGACCCAGGCAGGCGGATGAAGCCATCAGAGCCACGTAGCAGAGACTCGGATGGGAACTTGCTTCTCCCGAGCCCCACGCTAAGCACGAAATCCCCGTGCCGCATTCCCTTTGAACCCCAGCCTTGCACCCCTCGGGCAAACCATAACGCTTCTCGGCCTTTTTCACTTCGTTTGTTTGCTTATCATTTTTTGATCTCGAGCCAGGGCAGAAGAAGGTTCAGAAGAATCCCAGGGCCTTGGGAGAGATGTTCGAGACCACGGGATGCAGCCTGGCCAAGGACAGCACTGCCCCAAGGCCGGAGCAATTCCCCACGTATGTACAAGCTGAGGGCAACAGCTCCGCGGCAGAGGATCGGCGGGTTGCAATGAATCACCAGCCAGACACGAATCAGGACGAGAGCTGCAGAAAGAACGAAGGCCTTGCAAGGGGAACACCCCGTCGGGGGCACTCGATATGACGCGGGAACCGTCCttccccccccggcagcagcAAGGCCAGTCCCAAGGCCAGGCCCACGAGGACACGGCTCACAAGGAAGGCATCCAGACAATAACAAGAAGACTCAGGTGAGAGACCTCGAACACGTGGGCTGTGGAGCAACGGATGAAGAAACgtgggaggctgaggggagacatggCAACAGGTTTCAAAACATGGCTGCGGCGGAGACAAAGGGAATAATGTTCCTCCTGTCGCTGCCGGCTGGGTAAGAAATCCCAGGATTAAGCTGCAGCCAGGGGATGTGGCTTAGGCAGGAGGAAAGACTCTGATTTATAAGGATAACCAAGCAAAAGATCCCACTAGGCAGGAGGACGGGGGACACCCCACGTGTTGGAGAGCAGCTGGACGTGTGTCTGCCCAGGGGAAGTGGATCCgccgggaggggatgggggggtctCAGGGACAGTATCGGGGTGCGCTGTCCTTGGGTTTTCTGCTCTGTGAAGGGTGGACGGCTACTCCTAACGTCAGTCAgcaaaagtgaaagaagaaagaagagaaacctTTATCTCGGAGGCTGTGAGGGGTCAATGCAAACACCCTGCCGCGCCGCGGAGAGCCAGCCCTGGCAGTCacctcttcccccagctgccGCAGATCAAGCCAAGGCCACTGGAGCCCTCGCTGCCCGCCTGCCTTcgccctgccctggccctgcctcccGCTGCAGCAATCTGCTCCTCCGCCAGCACAGCTCATGTGCCAGGGACATGGCCGCAGCTGACGGCCCGGCCCAGCCGCTCCAAGGAGACTCACAGCCTGTccggctgtccctgctggggggTGGCAATGGCAGCGGGAAGGACAGGCAGCAAAGCTGCTCCAACGGCCACGGCAAAATCCACCGGCAGCAGACCAGACCCTGCGGGACGGGAAAGGACAACGTACATGGTGGGTAAATCTGCTTTTTGCAAAAGGGAGGGATTCCCTGACAGGAAGCTCAGTTTAAAACCCACC from Rissa tridactyla isolate bRisTri1 chromosome 23, bRisTri1.patW.cur.20221130, whole genome shotgun sequence harbors:
- the ZNF687 gene encoding zinc finger protein 687 isoform X2, whose protein sequence is MGDMKTPDFDDLLAAFDIPDIDTNEAIHSGHEEADAHIKQVPGEPGPPDHVLPHTDITAVSVIVKNTVCPEQLDALDGRSKDGHVIGPRLLQNGFGATEMPRSPTSRSVEAVASSNGECWVKEKGPKPLDIFSHFSPDPNEDNAANLIDRPRECKPKEKSLAVPSLSPSPTPSLECKEPMGESTENLPPTFPQSFETSQAGGANGSPPTIPCIKKEESDSEEVGREASPKGLAVALGDSPLDHLKSVTVRYSTDDSPITSWPGSDPNLDSSTSNLPEVKRSPASPREPFFKPSSPVVQSPRLPSSPKQLDNITLKEEQEILEKSMGSPQSMSSAEEEEEEEDNNNDSPSSNSSRPLKVRIKTIKTSCGSITRTVTRVSSDSEPGSTKGPAEQSSQETSLEGAGFSASAEKEEGIALEVAKEKMELSSPLKTIEGPKIVSVQLGNGTKLKGTVLPVSTIQNASSAMLIAASVAQQKSVVLPAKTGKAVAKNIINLVPQTLPKADTRTNISTVTQTTTITTTANQKVNGTTVVMVQPQKPSPTIAGTVISRSQSSLVEAFNKILNSKNLLPTYKPNLNPPADASLALPPFGYRCLECGDSFALEKSLARHYDRRSMRIEVTCNHCTKRLVFFNKCSLLLHAREHKDKGLVMQCSHLVMRPIALDQMIGQPDITPLVSVTSFPASKVTGVAQDTLAAANGAQDLPILPLSNSSEQTNYSCFRCLECKEQCKDKAGLAAHFQQAVTTGTTSSTVCTTCPMIMSNRCSFNAHQRMHKNRPPHVCPECGGNFLLANFESHLKEACLHFSRRVGYRCPSCAVVFGGVNSIKSHIQTSHCEVFHKCPICPMAFKSAPSAHAHVYTQHPGFSNQQSKMIYKCAMCDTVFTHKPLLSSHFDQHLLNQRVSVFKCPDCPLLFAQKRTMLEHLKNTHQPQKPKEDLAKKATVLLTPKQEPVETPVSKISEDSSSSTEEDEPPSSPELRKTKRSRFQRKTVNKSKGSGWTCGVCHSWFPERDEYVSHMKKDHGKSVKKFPCHLCERSFCSAPSLRRHVRVNHEGIKRVYPCRYCTEGKRTFSSRLILEKHIQVRHGIKVTDQTKSQEVVIARIGTGTTQVSSRKRKLSSDEGDSCSEEPDSTTPPSKNPKGDRKAPFRCRKCGYLASSSADFQEHIPQHRTDESSHQCRECGLCFTSQVSLNRHRFITHKKKKGAGEMEEPGPRSPLEGGAQHAADGKLSCKVCGRCFDSQLNLKTHFRTHGMAFIRARQNASPEN
- the ZNF687 gene encoding zinc finger protein 687 isoform X1, which codes for MNDSAIFPAMGDMKTPDFDDLLAAFDIPDIDTNEAIHSGHEEADAHIKQVPGEPGPPDHVLPHTDITAVSVIVKNTVCPEQLDALDGRSKDGHVIGPRLLQNGFGATEMPRSPTSRSVEAVASSNGECWVKEKGPKPLDIFSHFSPDPNEDNAANLIDRPRECKPKEKSLAVPSLSPSPTPSLECKEPMGESTENLPPTFPQSFETSQAGGANGSPPTIPCIKKEESDSEEVGREASPKGLAVALGDSPLDHLKSVTVRYSTDDSPITSWPGSDPNLDSSTSNLPEVKRSPASPREPFFKPSSPVVQSPRLPSSPKQLDNITLKEEQEILEKSMGSPQSMSSAEEEEEEEDNNNDSPSSNSSRPLKVRIKTIKTSCGSITRTVTRVSSDSEPGSTKGPAEQSSQETSLEGAGFSASAEKEEGIALEVAKEKMELSSPLKTIEGPKIVSVQLGNGTKLKGTVLPVSTIQNASSAMLIAASVAQQKSVVLPAKTGKAVAKNIINLVPQTLPKADTRTNISTVTQTTTITTTANQKVNGTTVVMVQPQKPSPTIAGTVISRSQSSLVEAFNKILNSKNLLPTYKPNLNPPADASLALPPFGYRCLECGDSFALEKSLARHYDRRSMRIEVTCNHCTKRLVFFNKCSLLLHAREHKDKGLVMQCSHLVMRPIALDQMIGQPDITPLVSVTSFPASKVTGVAQDTLAAANGAQDLPILPLSNSSEQTNYSCFRCLECKEQCKDKAGLAAHFQQAVTTGTTSSTVCTTCPMIMSNRCSFNAHQRMHKNRPPHVCPECGGNFLLANFESHLKEACLHFSRRVGYRCPSCAVVFGGVNSIKSHIQTSHCEVFHKCPICPMAFKSAPSAHAHVYTQHPGFSNQQSKMIYKCAMCDTVFTHKPLLSSHFDQHLLNQRVSVFKCPDCPLLFAQKRTMLEHLKNTHQPQKPKEDLAKKATVLLTPKQEPVETPVSKISEDSSSSTEEDEPPSSPELRKTKRSRFQRKTVNKSKGSGWTCGVCHSWFPERDEYVSHMKKDHGKSVKKFPCHLCERSFCSAPSLRRHVRVNHEGIKRVYPCRYCTEGKRTFSSRLILEKHIQVRHGIKVTDQTKSQEVVIARIGTGTTQVSSRKRKLSSDEGDSCSEEPDSTTPPSKNPKGDRKAPFRCRKCGYLASSSADFQEHIPQHRTDESSHQCRECGLCFTSQVSLNRHRFITHKKKKGAGEMEEPGPRSPLEGGAQHAADGKLSCKVCGRCFDSQLNLKTHFRTHGMAFIRARQNASPEN